A DNA window from Trypanosoma brucei brucei TREU927 chromosome 11 chr11_scaffold01 genomic scaffold, whole genome shotgun sequence contains the following coding sequences:
- a CDS encoding hypothetical protein, conserved (Low level of similarity, but syntenic.) yields the protein MAIARTTVTTVLDGLYFADRAVKMTHAAHRGCSFVCTPALLACTCPGTSVAVRLTPLSTGRPPLARMELLGQCAVSLFRAQRLAFHCAGEEGRAQMHELTLKRGDVIAVLGGCELDRDWGSVERTLKSVAHADLEYMAEEMLLELGRGTRRTGGGNGEVVSNSTCVMTVVQDRPSGLLPQPPSCLG from the coding sequence ATGGCGATCGCTAGGACCACGGTGACGACGGTGCTTGATGGCCTTTACTTCGCCGACCGGGCAGTCAAGATGACGCACGCTGCCCATCGTGGTTGTTCTTTTGTCTGCACACCAGCGCTCCTTGCTTGCACCTGCCCGGGTACCTCAGTCGCGGTGCGCCTCACCCCCTTGAGTACCGGTCGTCCCCCGCTTGCGAGGATGGAGTTGCTTGGTCAGTGCGCCGTCTCACTGTTCCGCGCGCAACGGCTCGCCTTCCATTGTGCAGGGGAGGAGGGTCGGGCCCAGATGCACGAATTAACTCTTAAGCGTGGGGACGTTATCGCTGTCCTCGGTGGTTGTGAGTTGGATCGTGATTGGGGATCTGTCGAGCGTACTCTCAAAAGTGTTGCACACGCAGATCTTGAGTATATGGCCGAGGAGATGCTTCTTGAACTCGGTAGGGGAACGAGACGGACTGGAGGGGGAAACGGTGAGGTTGTTAGCAACAGCACGTGTGTAATGACGGTGGTGCAGGACAGGCCTTCAGGGCTGTTGCCACAACCCCCGTCATGCTTGGGATGA